From the genome of Segatella hominis, one region includes:
- a CDS encoding glycoside hydrolase family 43 protein, which produces MKKKLSTIMMLLASLLPMNAQNLQKGDYGYLYCHMSDKGEYTAFAVSRDGYNYQDINEGKAIFNSKEHARIEGGTRDAYITRTHDGKGYLMVTTDMCVAKSHKWDNYGIDLLKSDDLIHWTSVTFDYRKGMQNFCDAATAQSPYKDWSTINRVWAPQIFWDPNYVWENGERGGYMIYYSMLNRPEEKYDRMYYSYADKSFTKLTTPRILFDWGYATIDADINFLKSDGLYHMLIKKEGGHRGIFTATSKYLTHSWGAPVEDDFVSFEGNKMCEGSSAFQLIGDDTWRVAYIQYSDRPKHYRICKADKYLRNFSDPVDIKGVTAPQHGSFMRLTKKEYKRLLAWDKKLRGENSK; this is translated from the coding sequence ATGAAGAAAAAGTTATCAACAATCATGATGCTATTGGCCTCTTTATTGCCGATGAATGCACAAAATCTACAAAAGGGTGATTATGGTTATCTCTATTGTCACATGAGTGATAAGGGGGAATATACTGCTTTTGCCGTTTCTCGTGATGGATACAACTATCAGGATATCAATGAAGGAAAAGCTATTTTCAATTCTAAAGAACATGCTCGTATTGAGGGTGGTACACGTGATGCTTACATAACTCGTACACATGATGGTAAGGGCTATCTGATGGTTACTACCGACATGTGTGTGGCTAAGAGTCATAAATGGGATAATTATGGTATTGATTTGCTCAAAAGTGATGACCTGATTCATTGGACAAGTGTTACTTTCGATTATCGTAAGGGTATGCAGAATTTCTGTGATGCGGCAACTGCTCAGTCTCCTTATAAGGATTGGAGTACTATCAACCGTGTCTGGGCTCCTCAGATATTCTGGGATCCAAATTATGTTTGGGAAAATGGTGAGCGAGGTGGTTACATGATTTATTATTCAATGTTGAATCGCCCGGAGGAAAAGTATGATCGTATGTATTACAGCTATGCTGATAAGAGTTTCACGAAATTGACTACTCCGAGAATTCTCTTTGATTGGGGGTATGCAACTATTGATGCTGATATTAATTTCCTCAAGAGCGATGGACTTTATCACATGCTTATCAAGAAAGAGGGTGGACATCGTGGCATCTTTACCGCTACAAGTAAGTATCTTACTCATAGTTGGGGCGCACCAGTAGAGGATGATTTCGTTAGCTTCGAGGGAAACAAAATGTGTGAAGGCAGCAGTGCATTCCAGTTGATTGGCGATGATACATGGCGCGTGGCTTATATTCAGTATAGCGACCGTCCTAAGCATTATCGTATTTGCAAGGCCGATAAATATCTTCGTAATTTCTCTGATCCTGTGGATATTAAGGGTGTAACTGCTCCTCAGCATGGTAGTTTTATGAGGTTGACCAAGAAAGAATACAAGCGACTCTTGGCATGGGATAAAAAACTGAGAGGAGAAAATAGTAAGTAA
- a CDS encoding riboflavin synthase: MFSGIVEEMATVVAIKHDQENIDFTLSCSFVDELSIDQSVAHNGVCLTVVEIKDGTYMVTAMKETLDRSNLGILKVGDKVNVERSMIMNGRLDGHIVQGHVDETAKCIATKDADGSTYFTFEYELNKEMARKGYFTVDKGSVTVNGVSLTVCEPTDNTFTVAIIPYTRENTNFCNIEVGTVVNIEFDILGKYIARLKSFE; this comes from the coding sequence ATGTTTAGTGGAATCGTAGAAGAAATGGCCACCGTTGTGGCTATCAAGCATGATCAGGAGAATATAGACTTTACTTTATCTTGTTCTTTTGTGGATGAACTCAGCATCGACCAGAGCGTGGCTCACAATGGAGTTTGTCTTACCGTAGTAGAAATCAAAGACGGAACTTATATGGTTACGGCTATGAAGGAAACGCTCGACCGCAGCAACTTAGGAATCCTCAAAGTGGGAGACAAGGTGAACGTGGAGCGTTCGATGATTATGAACGGGCGACTGGATGGACATATTGTACAGGGACACGTGGACGAAACCGCTAAATGTATCGCCACAAAAGATGCAGATGGTTCCACCTATTTCACCTTCGAATATGAACTCAATAAGGAAATGGCACGCAAGGGATATTTCACTGTTGACAAAGGCAGCGTAACGGTCAATGGCGTATCGCTCACCGTTTGCGAACCTACAGACAACACCTTCACTGTAGCCATCATCCCTTACACTCGTGAAAACACCAACTTCTGCAATATCGAAGTGGGAACTGTCGTAAATATCGAGTTCGACATCTTAGGCAAATACATCGCCCGCCTCAAGAGCTTTGAATAA
- a CDS encoding sugar MFS transporter — translation MSKLVDKKYLFPFALVASLFFFWGFAHSILDILNKHFQDALVISKWRSALVQAMVYGGYFIMALPAGCIIRKWGYKVGVITGLILYGIGALLFIPGERLMSFEFFLMCLFIIGCGLTCLETAANPYVTVLGDAKSAPSRLNLAQSLNGFGWIVGPLVGGLVVFSGEDGNSGSVALPYAVIGVIVLIVAFVFSRIQLPEIVDAQVESGDDKKASACCKEASEENMEASEENMEISERNSEFSESPIYNKVENGLMGENKRDCHCEVSLWQSSVFVFGLIALFFYVACQTGINSFFINYVTEKVPTISSRVAALILSFGGMGLFFVGRLAGSWLMNRMAAAKVLLYCAIGGIVCMIFVIVGSGVPALVALILTYLCEATMFPTIFALSLKGLSVSNTKRGSSYLIMSIVGGAIAPLLMGMIGENNMAIGFFVPLVCFIVVSAFAVKVIRK, via the coding sequence ATGAGTAAATTGGTAGATAAGAAATATCTTTTTCCATTTGCCCTTGTGGCATCCTTGTTCTTCTTTTGGGGATTTGCCCATAGCATCCTTGATATTCTCAACAAGCATTTTCAGGATGCGCTTGTTATCTCTAAGTGGCGCTCGGCTTTGGTGCAGGCGATGGTGTATGGCGGCTATTTCATCATGGCGCTTCCTGCCGGTTGTATTATCCGTAAATGGGGCTATAAGGTAGGAGTCATCACGGGTCTGATACTCTATGGTATAGGTGCTTTGCTCTTTATACCGGGTGAACGTCTGATGTCTTTTGAGTTTTTCCTGATGTGTCTTTTTATCATCGGTTGTGGACTTACTTGTCTGGAAACGGCTGCGAATCCCTATGTCACTGTGTTGGGTGATGCAAAATCGGCTCCTTCTCGCCTCAATCTTGCCCAATCGCTCAATGGATTTGGATGGATTGTCGGTCCATTGGTAGGAGGATTGGTCGTGTTCAGCGGTGAGGATGGCAATAGTGGTTCTGTAGCTTTGCCGTATGCGGTGATAGGTGTGATCGTCCTGATTGTGGCATTTGTCTTCAGTCGAATCCAACTGCCTGAAATTGTTGACGCTCAGGTGGAATCTGGGGATGATAAAAAGGCTTCGGCGTGTTGCAAGGAGGCTTCAGAGGAAAATATGGAGGCTTCAGAGGAAAATATGGAGATTTCAGAGAGAAATTCAGAGTTTTCTGAGAGTCCTATATATAATAAGGTGGAAAATGGTCTGATGGGGGAGAATAAGAGGGATTGTCATTGCGAAGTTTCGCTTTGGCAGTCTTCCGTCTTCGTATTCGGCCTGATAGCTTTGTTCTTTTATGTAGCCTGTCAGACGGGCATCAACAGTTTCTTTATCAATTATGTGACGGAGAAGGTTCCTACGATTTCTTCTCGTGTGGCAGCATTGATTTTGTCTTTTGGAGGCATGGGCTTGTTCTTCGTGGGAAGATTGGCGGGTAGCTGGTTGATGAATCGTATGGCTGCGGCAAAGGTGCTGCTGTATTGTGCTATTGGCGGTATTGTCTGTATGATATTTGTGATAGTCGGTTCGGGTGTTCCTGCTTTGGTGGCATTGATTCTCACCTATCTCTGCGAGGCTACGATGTTTCCTACTATTTTTGCCTTGTCCCTCAAAGGTCTCAGTGTCAGCAACACCAAACGTGGTTCGTCTTATCTCATTATGAGTATTGTAGGCGGTGCGATTGCTCCGTTGTTGATGGGCATGATAGGAGAAAATAATATGGCGATAGGCTTCTTTGTACCGCTTGTCTGCTTTATCGTAGTGTCTGCTTTTGCGGTAAAAGTTATCCGAAAATAG